One Natrinema halophilum genomic window carries:
- a CDS encoding HAD-IIB family hydrolase — translation MAADPPLVLDIDGTLTRPEGWGIDSRVFDPLREWDAPVVIATGKAFPYPVALCHFVAIPELVVAENGGVVYTGDDVFFTADREAAQAVTEEYRAAGYDLGWGDEDTVNRWRETEIAVNLEQPIEPLRDIAAEHGLEVIDTGYAYHVKDADPNKGDGVVTIADHVGIDLDDCVAVGDSINDVSTFEAVGRSFAVANADEPATRAADEVLDDVHADATLAVLERIRGTK, via the coding sequence ATGGCCGCCGATCCGCCGCTCGTTCTCGATATCGACGGTACCTTGACCCGCCCCGAAGGCTGGGGGATCGATTCGCGCGTTTTCGACCCGCTGCGCGAGTGGGATGCACCGGTGGTGATCGCAACTGGGAAGGCCTTCCCGTACCCCGTCGCGCTCTGTCACTTCGTCGCCATTCCCGAACTGGTCGTCGCCGAAAACGGCGGCGTCGTCTACACCGGAGACGACGTTTTCTTCACCGCCGATCGCGAGGCTGCCCAGGCCGTCACCGAGGAGTACCGAGCCGCGGGCTACGATCTCGGCTGGGGGGACGAAGACACCGTCAATCGCTGGCGGGAGACCGAAATCGCCGTCAATCTCGAGCAGCCGATCGAACCGCTACGAGACATCGCCGCCGAACACGGCCTCGAGGTGATCGACACCGGCTACGCCTACCACGTCAAGGACGCCGATCCGAACAAGGGCGACGGCGTCGTGACGATCGCCGATCACGTCGGCATCGACCTGGATGACTGCGTCGCCGTCGGCGACTCGATCAACGACGTCTCGACGTTCGAAGCGGTCGGCCGGAGCTTCGCGGTCGCGAACGCAGACGAGCCGGCGACGAGGGCCGCTGACGAAGTACTCGACGACGTTCACGCCGATGCCACGCTCGCAGTCCTCGAGCGGATTCGCGGAACGAAGTAG
- the glpK gene encoding glycerol kinase GlpK yields the protein MTDTTYVGAVDQGTTGTRFIVFDHGGQVVANAYEKHEQIYPEPGWVEHDPMEIWENTKDVITQALAQAGISPDQLAAIGVTNQRETTLLWDADSGKPVHNAIVWQDRRTTDRVEELEADGQVETIRAKTGLEADAYFSATKAEWLLDNADPIKLERTRPEDIRDRAEKGEVMFGTIDTWLIYNLTGQHITEVTNASRTMLYNIHDLEWDDELLAEFDVPAAMLPEVRPSSDDATYGSTDPEGFLEAEIPIAGALGDQQAALFGQTCFDAGDAKNTYGTGSFFLMNTGNEAVESDHGLLTTIGFQRAGEEVQYALEGSIFITGAAIEWLEDMTLIDDPAETAELARSVDSTDGVYVVPAFTGLGAPHWDQRARGTIVGMTRGTRKEHLVRATLESIAYQTRDVAEAMEADSGIEMRSLKVDGGAVKNNYLCQLQSDIIGSDIVRPVVDETTALGSAYAAGLAVGYWSDPDELRSNWQVDAEFESEMDRDEADRRYDRWSEAVDRSRDWARDGGEG from the coding sequence GTGACAGACACTACATACGTCGGCGCAGTAGATCAGGGAACGACCGGGACCCGTTTCATCGTGTTCGACCACGGCGGGCAGGTCGTCGCGAACGCATACGAGAAACACGAACAGATCTATCCAGAGCCAGGCTGGGTCGAACACGACCCGATGGAGATCTGGGAGAACACCAAAGACGTCATCACGCAGGCGCTCGCCCAGGCGGGCATCAGCCCCGACCAACTCGCCGCTATCGGCGTGACCAACCAGCGTGAAACGACGCTGTTGTGGGACGCAGACTCCGGTAAACCCGTTCACAACGCGATCGTCTGGCAGGATCGCCGGACGACGGACCGAGTCGAGGAACTCGAAGCGGACGGCCAGGTCGAGACCATCCGTGCAAAGACCGGCCTCGAGGCGGACGCCTACTTCTCGGCGACGAAAGCCGAGTGGCTACTCGACAACGCCGATCCGATCAAACTCGAACGGACGCGCCCGGAGGACATCCGCGACCGCGCGGAGAAGGGCGAAGTCATGTTCGGTACGATCGATACGTGGTTGATCTACAACCTCACGGGCCAGCACATCACCGAAGTCACGAACGCCTCGCGGACGATGCTGTACAACATCCACGACCTCGAGTGGGACGACGAGCTCCTCGCCGAGTTCGACGTTCCGGCGGCGATGCTGCCAGAGGTGCGTCCCTCGAGCGACGACGCGACCTACGGCTCGACCGATCCCGAGGGGTTCCTCGAAGCCGAGATCCCGATCGCGGGAGCGCTGGGCGACCAGCAGGCAGCCCTGTTCGGCCAGACCTGTTTCGACGCCGGCGACGCGAAGAACACCTACGGAACCGGTTCGTTCTTCCTGATGAACACCGGTAACGAGGCCGTCGAATCCGATCACGGCCTCCTGACGACGATCGGCTTCCAGCGCGCCGGCGAGGAGGTCCAGTACGCCCTCGAAGGGTCGATCTTCATCACCGGCGCCGCAATCGAGTGGCTCGAGGACATGACGTTGATCGACGATCCGGCCGAGACCGCGGAGCTCGCCCGGAGCGTCGACTCGACGGACGGCGTCTACGTCGTCCCCGCCTTTACGGGTCTTGGCGCGCCCCACTGGGACCAGCGCGCACGCGGTACCATCGTCGGGATGACCCGCGGGACTCGCAAAGAACATCTCGTCCGCGCGACGCTCGAGTCGATCGCGTACCAGACGCGGGACGTGGCCGAGGCGATGGAGGCCGACTCCGGTATCGAGATGCGTTCGCTCAAGGTCGACGGCGGCGCGGTGAAGAACAACTACCTCTGTCAACTCCAGTCCGACATCATCGGCTCGGATATCGTCCGGCCGGTCGTCGACGAGACGACGGCGCTGGGCTCGGCCTACGCAGCCGGGCTCGCCGTCGGCTACTGGAGCGATCCTGACGAGTTGCGCAGCAACTGGCAGGTCGACGCGGAGTTCGAATCCGAGATGGACCGCGACGAGGCCGACCGGCGATACGATCGCTGGTCGGAAGCCGTCGACCGATCGCGGGACTGGGCACGGGACGGTGGAGAGGGATGA
- a CDS encoding PaaI family thioesterase: protein MTAESPHGFSDLIGLDFTDVEAGYSRGTIEVSDELMNPNGVLHGGVLYTLADSGMGAALYAELAEDQQCATIEIKINYLKPVRTGRVTCETTLEKNGRTVAYLESELVNDGKTVARATGSFSIFTP, encoded by the coding sequence ATGACAGCAGAGTCACCGCACGGATTTTCTGACCTGATAGGCCTGGATTTCACCGACGTCGAGGCGGGATACAGTCGCGGAACGATCGAAGTGTCCGACGAATTGATGAACCCAAACGGTGTACTCCACGGGGGCGTCCTCTATACGTTAGCGGATAGCGGAATGGGGGCGGCGCTTTACGCCGAACTCGCCGAGGACCAGCAGTGTGCGACGATCGAAATCAAGATCAACTACCTGAAGCCGGTCCGGACCGGTCGCGTGACGTGCGAAACGACCCTCGAAAAGAACGGCCGCACTGTCGCGTATCTCGAATCGGAACTCGTCAACGACGGGAAGACGGTCGCCCGAGCGACCGGTTCGTTTTCGATTTTTACCCCCTGA
- a CDS encoding metallophosphoesterase — protein MADDADGPVYYVISDLHIGGDEQLGQVDFLDELLDFLERLEAVNEDAELLINGDAFGLWEFTEIDGLEKFDVLTESYPELFEQLRATGESIPITLLPGNHDSDLAAYDEYVSRLAEYNVDLVQAESLTRRVGDRTIWFEHGHQRDPNNRFEDFGNPYETPMGYFYNTHVTSRAGRLSERGRYNWLKDLQAVTPTERVPHWLLSKYFYREMNPLLRYAVIPFLLLFNISVILAVLAGLDMAGIWTMPVETADAVFARLGLVGEVVHFVLVVNAAVAGVILLVAIPVYFVIRDVGETVDRFGISETDLTVDPDEPYVEAARKVFADRPETAIFCYGHTHRPTVIEVEDRVLVNTGTWLKRLHRRDVVAGILPPVFYPSYQLCVVRIASVSDGVAVEYEQVEKADPGAEEISLVERLLTLGREPDPELPDRSVVTGTRPEYPPDVND, from the coding sequence ATGGCCGACGATGCCGACGGCCCGGTTTACTACGTCATAAGCGATCTCCACATCGGGGGTGACGAGCAACTGGGGCAGGTGGACTTCCTCGACGAATTGCTCGACTTTCTCGAGCGTCTGGAGGCGGTCAACGAAGACGCGGAGTTGCTCATCAACGGCGATGCGTTCGGTCTCTGGGAGTTCACCGAGATCGACGGACTGGAGAAATTCGACGTTCTAACGGAGAGCTATCCGGAGTTATTCGAACAGTTGCGCGCGACCGGCGAATCGATTCCGATCACGCTGTTGCCGGGCAACCACGATAGCGATCTCGCCGCGTACGACGAGTATGTCAGTCGATTAGCCGAGTACAACGTCGATCTCGTGCAGGCCGAGTCACTTACTCGGCGGGTCGGTGATCGGACGATCTGGTTCGAACACGGACACCAGCGAGATCCCAACAACCGATTCGAAGATTTCGGCAATCCGTACGAGACACCGATGGGATACTTCTACAATACCCACGTCACGAGCCGAGCAGGTCGGCTGTCCGAACGAGGGCGGTACAACTGGCTGAAGGATCTTCAGGCCGTCACGCCGACCGAGCGCGTTCCTCACTGGCTCCTCTCGAAGTACTTTTACCGCGAAATGAATCCCCTCTTGCGGTACGCCGTGATCCCGTTTCTATTACTGTTCAACATCAGCGTCATTCTCGCGGTGCTGGCGGGGTTAGATATGGCTGGCATCTGGACGATGCCGGTTGAGACGGCGGATGCGGTGTTCGCCCGACTGGGCCTGGTTGGAGAGGTCGTTCACTTCGTCCTCGTCGTCAACGCAGCGGTCGCCGGCGTGATCCTTCTCGTTGCGATTCCTGTGTACTTCGTCATCCGAGACGTCGGGGAGACCGTCGATCGGTTCGGCATTTCCGAGACGGACCTCACGGTCGACCCCGACGAGCCGTACGTGGAAGCTGCCCGCAAGGTGTTCGCCGATCGGCCGGAGACAGCAATTTTCTGTTATGGCCACACCCACCGCCCGACGGTGATCGAGGTCGAAGACAGGGTGCTCGTCAATACAGGGACGTGGCTCAAGCGTCTCCACCGTCGTGACGTCGTCGCTGGAATTCTCCCGCCGGTGTTCTATCCGTCGTATCAGCTCTGTGTCGTCCGTATCGCGTCTGTTTCCGACGGCGTCGCGGTCGAGTACGAGCAGGTAGAGAAGGCAGACCCCGGCGCGGAGGAAATCTCTCTCGTCGAACGCCTTCTCACGCTGGGCCGGGAACCAGATCCGGAATTACCCGATCGTTCGGTCGTCACCGGCACGCGACCCGAATACCCTCCCGATGTGAACGACTGA
- a CDS encoding alkaline phosphatase family protein produces the protein MTMVVLALDALDAGLVEYFDLDAFRLESSGDLETFARTQDLPYTPEVWATVATGLPPERHGITAGGTSEWDNPVLEGLSRVSGRLDESTRGTLGKFVRSQTGERERIGRTDAESMFDDDGAVVHNWPGVADGRPLQRAWDLMNAVAEGMDRSTFERELFGQCSQQFGWAREMLHHPVSIAGVHVHALDAAGHAYADDEDALRHVYTRVGEFVTEVEDALGDADDLLLLSDHGMRVEFYPPDADENPATHSWRAYASSTTNTRPESVFDVREWVESRARRDEISNSSSDADEEAIDVPTDHLRELGYLD, from the coding sequence ATGACGATGGTCGTCCTGGCGCTGGATGCGCTCGACGCCGGACTGGTCGAGTACTTCGACCTCGACGCGTTCCGACTCGAGTCGTCCGGCGACCTCGAGACGTTCGCGCGAACGCAGGACCTCCCGTACACGCCGGAGGTCTGGGCGACGGTCGCGACCGGCTTGCCCCCAGAGAGACACGGCATCACCGCCGGCGGCACGAGCGAGTGGGACAACCCCGTCCTCGAAGGGCTCTCCCGCGTGTCGGGCCGGTTAGATGAGTCAACTCGAGGGACACTCGGGAAGTTCGTCCGGTCGCAGACGGGCGAGCGCGAGCGTATCGGACGGACCGACGCCGAGTCGATGTTCGACGACGACGGTGCGGTCGTCCACAACTGGCCGGGGGTCGCTGACGGGCGGCCGCTCCAGCGGGCGTGGGATCTGATGAATGCAGTCGCCGAGGGAATGGACCGCAGTACGTTCGAGCGCGAACTCTTCGGTCAGTGCTCGCAGCAATTCGGCTGGGCACGCGAGATGCTGCACCATCCCGTCTCGATCGCCGGTGTCCACGTGCACGCGCTGGATGCTGCTGGACATGCCTACGCCGACGACGAGGATGCGCTCCGACACGTATACACCCGGGTTGGGGAATTCGTTACGGAAGTCGAGGACGCGCTCGGGGACGCCGACGACCTCCTGTTGCTCAGCGACCACGGAATGCGCGTGGAGTTCTATCCGCCCGACGCCGACGAGAATCCGGCGACCCACTCCTGGCGGGCGTACGCCAGTTCAACGACGAACACGCGTCCGGAATCGGTATTCGACGTCAGAGAATGGGTCGAATCGCGCGCCCGCCGAGACGAGATCAGCAACTCCAGTTCGGATGCTGACGAGGAGGCGATCGACGTCCCAACCGACCACCTTCGCGAACTCGGCTACCTCGACTAA
- a CDS encoding lipopolysaccharide biosynthesis protein has translation MTDATSVSLGGETVKATAAKFAMAGIGFAGTVVFARILGPTGFGGFYLLFSLVKLGDRAVNGWGTAIMKRYSEADTPKRELIGGQLVFTVAWLVLTGVLSVLASQWLVSYTGLPEAPVLFVVLMGAVTLYEPTDRVVQSRGLVGASMWIDTFRSLLTFPLQLAFVLLGLGAAGMAYGLAAATFLSLPALWYFVRTKPTVPTGDTLESLWAYAKYSIPNSFLGQAYDRFDILLLGYLLAPAAAGQYEVALKLTMPATFVMLAAQSMLMARVSRLHSQGESVSTDVSNTLAFTSLVAIPMFFGAAVMPELLVVTAYGAEYGDAAMLLVGLALYQVVSTQSGPLMSTLSGIDRPDINTWISAATLSLNVVLGVALTLTYGAIGVVIATVAAETVQYVLAAAVVKRELPAVVLFPRTLVEQVAAAVLMAVVVFFLLRAVPVDRWYHLLAVVSAGAVVYSTALLTISQKLRVTIEGVVRSSRLEL, from the coding sequence ATGACTGACGCGACGTCGGTCAGCCTCGGTGGCGAGACGGTGAAGGCGACGGCCGCGAAGTTTGCGATGGCCGGTATCGGGTTCGCCGGGACCGTCGTCTTCGCGCGGATTCTCGGTCCGACCGGATTCGGCGGGTTCTATCTGCTCTTCTCGCTGGTGAAACTCGGCGACCGGGCGGTCAATGGATGGGGGACAGCGATCATGAAACGATACTCAGAGGCCGATACCCCAAAGCGGGAGCTGATCGGCGGGCAACTGGTGTTCACGGTGGCGTGGTTAGTACTCACGGGCGTTCTCAGCGTTCTCGCGTCACAGTGGTTGGTTTCCTATACTGGGCTTCCCGAAGCGCCCGTGCTATTCGTCGTCCTGATGGGCGCCGTCACGCTCTACGAGCCTACCGATCGCGTCGTTCAATCGCGAGGACTCGTCGGTGCGTCGATGTGGATCGACACGTTCCGATCACTGTTGACCTTCCCGCTGCAGCTCGCGTTCGTCCTCCTCGGACTCGGCGCCGCCGGGATGGCCTACGGCCTCGCCGCGGCGACGTTCCTCTCACTGCCCGCACTCTGGTACTTCGTGAGGACGAAACCGACCGTCCCGACCGGTGACACGCTCGAGAGCCTCTGGGCGTACGCGAAGTACAGCATCCCGAACTCGTTTCTCGGACAGGCCTACGATCGGTTCGACATCCTCCTGCTCGGTTACCTTCTCGCTCCTGCGGCGGCGGGTCAGTACGAGGTCGCACTGAAGCTCACGATGCCTGCGACGTTCGTCATGTTGGCTGCACAGAGCATGCTTATGGCCCGCGTCAGCCGGCTCCACAGTCAGGGTGAGAGCGTGAGCACCGACGTGTCGAATACGCTCGCGTTCACGAGCCTCGTTGCGATCCCGATGTTCTTCGGCGCCGCCGTGATGCCCGAGTTGCTCGTCGTAACCGCCTACGGGGCGGAGTACGGCGACGCCGCCATGTTGCTGGTCGGTCTTGCCCTCTATCAGGTAGTAAGTACGCAGAGCGGACCACTCATGAGCACGCTCAGTGGGATCGATCGGCCCGACATCAACACGTGGATTTCGGCGGCGACGCTCTCGTTGAACGTCGTCCTCGGCGTCGCGCTGACCCTCACGTACGGTGCGATCGGGGTCGTGATCGCGACGGTCGCCGCCGAAACGGTCCAGTACGTTCTCGCAGCCGCCGTCGTCAAGCGGGAGCTGCCGGCGGTCGTGTTGTTCCCCCGGACGCTCGTAGAACAGGTCGCCGCGGCGGTGTTGATGGCCGTTGTGGTCTTCTTCCTCTTGCGAGCCGTTCCCGTAGACCGGTGGTATCACCTGCTGGCCGTCGTTTCGGCCGGCGCCGTCGTGTACTCGACGGCGCTACTCACGATCAGCCAGAAGCTTCGGGTGACGATCGAAGGCGTCGTTCGGAGTTCCCGCCTCGAGCTGTAG
- the twy1 gene encoding 4-demethylwyosine synthase TYW1 yields MSNSANSADGATADTTADAASDGDDDGGPAQVSSPDYHSENHTAAQTCGWTANALRGEGKCYKNIFYGIESHRCIQMTPVVRCNERCVFCWRDHNGHAYEMDDVEWDDPEAVVDASIELQKKLLSGFGGNDEVPREVFDQAMEPRHVAISLDGEPTLYPYLPELIDAFHDRDITTFLVSNGTRPEVLRECDPTQLYVSVDAPERHTFDQVVGAMEDDAWENLLETMAVLADKDETRTVLRTTLVDGENMHHPDWYAGFYQQADPDFIELKAYMHVGHSQGRLDRSAMPDHEAVVEFAESVGEHMPEFTEVKGVPASRVALLTKTTDTWVPKLKKDSEFWERDSVTGA; encoded by the coding sequence ATGAGTAACTCCGCGAACTCCGCCGATGGCGCAACCGCCGATACGACGGCCGACGCCGCCTCCGACGGCGACGACGACGGCGGGCCGGCACAGGTCTCGAGCCCGGACTATCACAGCGAGAACCATACGGCGGCCCAGACCTGCGGCTGGACGGCGAACGCCCTGCGCGGCGAGGGCAAGTGCTACAAGAACATCTTCTACGGAATCGAGTCACACCGTTGCATCCAGATGACGCCCGTGGTTCGGTGTAACGAGCGCTGCGTTTTCTGCTGGCGCGATCACAACGGCCACGCCTACGAAATGGACGACGTCGAGTGGGACGACCCCGAAGCGGTCGTCGACGCGTCGATCGAACTGCAAAAAAAGCTCCTTTCGGGCTTTGGCGGAAACGACGAAGTTCCCCGCGAGGTATTCGATCAGGCGATGGAACCGCGCCACGTCGCTATCTCGCTGGACGGCGAGCCGACGCTCTATCCCTACCTCCCCGAACTCATCGATGCCTTCCACGACCGCGACATCACCACGTTTCTCGTCTCGAACGGCACACGACCCGAGGTCCTCCGGGAGTGCGATCCCACGCAGCTGTACGTCAGCGTCGACGCCCCCGAACGCCACACGTTCGACCAGGTCGTCGGTGCGATGGAAGACGACGCCTGGGAGAACCTCCTCGAGACGATGGCCGTCCTCGCCGACAAGGACGAAACCCGAACCGTTCTCCGGACGACCCTCGTCGACGGGGAAAACATGCACCACCCCGACTGGTACGCCGGCTTCTACCAGCAGGCCGATCCCGATTTCATCGAACTGAAAGCGTACATGCACGTCGGCCACTCGCAGGGGCGACTCGACCGCTCCGCGATGCCCGACCACGAGGCGGTCGTCGAATTCGCGGAGTCGGTGGGTGAGCACATGCCCGAGTTCACGGAGGTCAAGGGCGTGCCCGCTTCCCGCGTTGCATTGCTTACGAAGACAACCGACACCTGGGTCCCGAAACTGAAGAAGGACAGCGAATTTTGGGAGCGCGATTCCGTCACCGGCGCGTAA
- a CDS encoding FkbM family methyltransferase, with translation MANIITKVNRAFDNPTSIQPWLETNRRKVARWIGRREIGPLLGGLTAGVFDWNAYTNYLAWRGSTELVVREINGSDMVLDPKMSGISQELIMYGGREELSASLYQQELERLAAESNSPVTALEIGANIGYYALLEANVLGDSGRILAFEPDPRNIEILSKSIDRNGYGDLIDVDRVAVGDSDGSVTFNLLPLSNKSHVDEESFTRKHDIERQVTVPQKTISTVLDEKGIEPDAINVVRMDVEGYEAQVFRGMSDVLESDQPLVLFFELHSSRLDDEAMERIFRTLEDANMEIVAVTDLEGPMWYEVQLPWDSFDELREIDDTHSVHLILRRTG, from the coding sequence ATGGCAAATATTATTACGAAAGTGAACCGGGCTTTCGACAACCCGACCAGCATCCAGCCCTGGCTCGAGACCAACCGGCGCAAGGTCGCGCGATGGATCGGCCGGCGAGAGATCGGTCCGCTACTCGGCGGACTCACGGCCGGGGTTTTCGACTGGAACGCGTATACGAACTATCTCGCCTGGCGAGGGTCCACCGAGCTCGTCGTACGCGAAATCAACGGCAGTGACATGGTTCTCGATCCGAAGATGTCTGGCATCTCTCAGGAGTTGATTATGTACGGCGGCCGAGAAGAACTGTCGGCAAGCCTCTACCAGCAGGAACTCGAGCGACTCGCGGCGGAATCCAACTCGCCCGTAACCGCACTGGAAATCGGCGCCAACATCGGCTACTACGCGTTGCTGGAGGCCAACGTTCTCGGCGACAGCGGTCGAATACTGGCGTTCGAACCCGATCCGAGAAACATCGAAATCCTTTCGAAGTCGATCGATCGCAACGGGTACGGCGATCTGATCGACGTCGATCGGGTGGCGGTCGGGGATAGTGACGGGTCGGTCACGTTCAATCTGTTGCCGCTGAGCAACAAATCACACGTCGACGAAGAGTCGTTTACCCGAAAACACGACATCGAGCGGCAGGTGACGGTCCCGCAGAAAACGATCTCTACCGTCCTCGACGAGAAAGGGATCGAACCGGACGCGATCAACGTCGTCCGGATGGACGTCGAGGGGTACGAAGCGCAGGTCTTTCGAGGAATGTCCGACGTACTCGAGTCTGACCAGCCGCTGGTACTCTTTTTCGAGCTCCATAGCTCCAGACTGGACGACGAGGCGATGGAACGGATATTCCGCACGCTGGAGGATGCCAACATGGAGATCGTCGCCGTGACGGATCTCGAGGGGCCGATGTGGTACGAGGTTCAGCTCCCGTGGGATTCGTTCGACGAGTTACGGGAGATCGACGACACGCATTCGGTTCACCTGATTCTGAGACGAACGGGTTGA
- a CDS encoding alkaline phosphatase family protein, whose amino-acid sequence MTTLGIVALDAADYALAREWDCQNMLLETHRELETFAHSGKHPNTLEVWTATATGVGPTEHGLESTGEQQQWRNPVLEYASTVTPYILPKDVRIRLGTWLRGDSDGDGDVGMTLRQTSHSHLFQPDGHVVRWWPGVTPGEHLSETWHWLNLASSGEITDDELWRRLYGNAGLEAGWLQGMGQTTVAVAGVHMHVLDAAGHAFATRLDRLREVYERVDRLLGSVREQVDELLVLSDHGMQVEWIDGDTEPGFHSWRALASTTLADDPPESVFGVREWVEARVDAGDVGDGSGNERRPAVMDTTEEQLRDLGYLE is encoded by the coding sequence ATGACGACGTTGGGGATCGTTGCCCTCGACGCTGCCGACTACGCCCTCGCCCGTGAATGGGACTGTCAGAACATGCTGCTCGAGACTCACCGCGAACTCGAAACGTTCGCTCACTCCGGGAAGCACCCGAACACGCTCGAGGTCTGGACTGCAACCGCGACGGGTGTCGGGCCGACTGAACACGGCCTCGAATCGACCGGGGAACAACAGCAGTGGCGCAATCCAGTACTCGAGTATGCGAGTACGGTAACACCCTACATCCTCCCCAAGGACGTGCGCATCAGGCTGGGCACGTGGCTTCGCGGGGATTCCGATGGCGACGGCGACGTCGGCATGACGCTGCGCCAGACGTCGCACTCGCATCTGTTCCAGCCCGACGGCCACGTCGTGCGATGGTGGCCCGGCGTCACCCCGGGCGAACACCTGAGCGAGACCTGGCACTGGCTCAACCTCGCGTCGAGTGGCGAGATCACCGACGACGAACTCTGGCGGAGATTGTATGGCAACGCCGGTCTCGAAGCCGGCTGGCTCCAGGGAATGGGTCAGACTACTGTCGCCGTCGCCGGCGTCCACATGCACGTTCTCGACGCCGCTGGCCATGCGTTCGCGACCCGTCTGGACCGTCTCCGGGAGGTGTACGAGCGGGTCGACCGCCTGCTCGGGTCCGTCCGCGAACAGGTCGACGAATTGCTAGTGCTGTCGGATCACGGCATGCAAGTCGAGTGGATCGACGGCGACACCGAGCCCGGCTTCCACAGTTGGCGTGCTCTCGCGTCGACGACGCTCGCGGACGACCCGCCAGAGAGCGTATTTGGGGTTCGCGAATGGGTCGAAGCACGGGTCGACGCCGGCGACGTCGGAGACGGAAGTGGCAACGAGCGACGACCCGCGGTGATGGACACGACAGAAGAGCAGCTCCGAGACCTCGGCTACCTCGAGTGA